A stretch of the Peromyscus leucopus breed LL Stock chromosome 10, UCI_PerLeu_2.1, whole genome shotgun sequence genome encodes the following:
- the Commd8 gene encoding COMM domain-containing protein 8, whose translation MEAEEGTPLWRLQKLPPERGAPLLHKIIDGMCGRAYPAHQDYHSVWDSTEWKHVLEDVTVFFKAVVGKNFSDEETLQQLNQLNSCHQEAVMKCLKSRKNEIKQTLLGEIVDISCAQLQDFDWQLKLALSSDKIATLQMPLLNLHLDVKENSEVKPHSIEMSKEELQNLITSLEAANKVVLQLK comes from the exons ATGGAGGCGGAAGAGGGGACGCCGCTGTGGCGGCTGCAGAAGCTGCCTCCGGAGCGGGGCGCCCCG ctgcTTCACAAAATAATTGACGGCATGTGTGGCCGAGCCTATCCTGCCCACCAGGATTATCACAGTGTTTGGGATTCAACCGAATGGAAGCATGTTCTGGAAGATGTTACCGTGTTTTTCAAAGCTGTCGTGGGCAAAAACTTCTCAGATGAAGAG acacTCCAGCAATTGAACCAACTGAATTCATGTCATCAAGAAGCTGTTATGAAATGCTTGAAGAGTAGGAAAAATGAGATCAAACAAACCCTGTTAGGAGAAATCGTTGATATTTCTTGTGCGCAGCTACAGGATTTTGATTGGCAGTTAAAG CTCGCGCTTTCGAGTGACAAGATCGCCACTTTACAGATGCCGCTTTTAAACCTTCATCTGGATGTGAAGGAAAACAGTGAAGTGAAACCACACTCCATTGAAATGAGTAAAGAGGAGCTACAGAATCTAATCACTTCCTTGGAGGCAGCTAATAAG GTGGTCCTGCAGTTAAAGTAA